The proteins below come from a single uncultured Dethiosulfovibrio sp. genomic window:
- the flgC gene encoding flagellar basal body rod protein FlgC: MRVFSTIDVAGTSLTAHRLWMDTISQNLANVNTTRTPEGGPYLRRVPVFQQILDEIGSDGKVKGGVKVAEIAKDESSAPRLVYQPDHPDSNDEGYVSMPNVSVVREMADMMVASRAYEANLAVTDSAKNMWNNALDILKG; the protein is encoded by the coding sequence ATGAGAGTCTTTAGCACCATAGACGTAGCGGGAACATCTCTGACCGCCCACAGGCTCTGGATGGACACCATCTCCCAGAACTTGGCCAACGTCAACACCACCAGAACCCCTGAAGGAGGCCCTTACCTCAGACGGGTCCCCGTATTTCAGCAGATACTGGACGAGATTGGCAGCGACGGCAAGGTCAAAGGAGGGGTTAAGGTAGCGGAGATCGCCAAAGACGAATCCTCCGCCCCTAGGCTGGTCTACCAGCCCGATCATCCCGACTCGAACGACGAGGGCTATGTCTCTATGCCTAACGTCAGTGTCGTCAGGGAAATGGCGGACATGATGGTAGCTAGTCGTGCCTACGAGGCTAACTTAGCTGTGACCGACTCGGCTAAAAACATGTGGAACAACGCCCTCGATATACTGAAAGGGTGA
- the flgB gene encoding flagellar basal body rod protein FlgB — protein sequence MEKDILGLSHRFRAVGQNLANVNTPGYARREVSFEDQLNDVINGPDRLPMASTDPKHMSTHVKSTEDVVPREDRIIDQLYRLDRNNVDPEIEMAKMTEARLGYTGMTRFLTKKVSIYKTAIGG from the coding sequence ATGGAAAAAGACATTCTGGGCCTGTCCCATAGGTTCAGGGCTGTCGGTCAGAACCTGGCTAACGTCAACACCCCTGGCTACGCCAGGCGGGAGGTTTCCTTCGAGGATCAGTTAAACGACGTCATAAACGGCCCTGACCGGTTGCCTATGGCGTCTACAGACCCTAAACACATGTCCACCCACGTCAAAAGCACCGAGGACGTGGTTCCCAGAGAGGATCGAATAATCGATCAGCTCTACAGGCTGGACAGAAACAACGTTGACCCGGAGATAGAGATGGCAAAAATGACCGAGGCCAGGTTGGGATACACCGGCATGACCAGATTTCTCACCAAAAAAGTCTCGATCTATAAAACCGCTATAGGAGGATGA
- the codY gene encoding GTP-sensing pleiotropic transcriptional regulator CodY — protein sequence MQDLLEKTRLVGRALQSRREGTKPDYSKLAKLLGEFSTANVYILSREGQIMGYSWVSQYHSEAIAAFLEKGYMPESFMERLNQQRETLMSKPDAYIFDDPKDKEEGPEKDALFVPIYGAAERLGTLMLVRFGDTFHTRDFVMAEYLATLVGIEILHDRTKVIEERARERLVVQMAMRALSYSEVESIKHIIRELGSYEGVVIASKVADRVGVTRSVIVNALRKLESAGIIESRSLGMKGTFIKVLSPLFIEELGLEFSQEEEE from the coding sequence ATGCAGGATTTGCTTGAGAAGACCAGGCTGGTAGGCAGGGCTCTTCAGAGCAGGAGAGAGGGAACCAAGCCGGACTACAGCAAGCTGGCGAAGCTCCTAGGGGAATTCTCCACCGCTAACGTCTACATATTGAGTAGAGAGGGCCAGATAATGGGCTACTCCTGGGTCAGCCAGTACCACTCCGAGGCCATAGCGGCTTTCTTGGAGAAAGGCTATATGCCTGAGAGTTTCATGGAGAGGCTCAACCAGCAAAGAGAGACCCTCATGAGCAAGCCTGACGCCTATATCTTCGACGATCCTAAGGACAAAGAGGAAGGCCCGGAGAAAGACGCCCTTTTCGTGCCTATCTACGGAGCCGCCGAGCGGCTTGGAACCCTGATGCTCGTCCGTTTTGGCGATACCTTTCACACCAGAGACTTCGTCATGGCCGAATACCTCGCCACACTGGTGGGCATAGAGATACTTCACGATAGGACCAAAGTCATAGAGGAGAGAGCCAGGGAGAGACTGGTCGTCCAGATGGCAATGAGAGCCCTTTCCTACTCGGAAGTCGAGTCCATCAAGCACATTATCCGTGAACTCGGATCCTATGAGGGCGTCGTCATCGCCAGCAAAGTCGCCGATAGGGTAGGAGTAACCAGAAGCGTGATCGTAAATGCCCTTCGCAAACTGGAAAGTGCGGGTATAATAGAGAGCAGGAGCCTGGGAATGAAAGGTACCTTTATAAAGGTTCTCAGTCCCCTGTTTATAGAGGAGCTTGGGCTGGAGTTCTCCCAGGAGGAGGAAGAGTAA
- the hslU gene encoding ATP-dependent protease ATPase subunit HslU: MPLNGNSLIPSAIVKYLDRYIVGQDRAKRAVAVALRNRMRRRLLEPELAREISPKNILMVGPTGVGKTEIARRLAELVNAPFVKVEATKFTEVGYVGRDVESMIRDLVEMSIQMVRKKMLEDLQEPAMEKARERVIDFLVPSRKTQGGGIPTFMSVMKGLSGDQQDAEPETPEEDRMRESTRSKLMDLLAQGKLDDREVEIEVQESHQLGIPMMGGMGMDEMGMNIGEMLGGLMPKKKKRRTMKVKDALRVLQGEEAEKLIDGEAATRLGLEKAQEEGIVFIDEIDKIVSKGSSGGHDVSRDGVQRDLLPVVEGCTVQTKHGQVSTDHILFIAAGAFHQTKPSDLVPELQGRFPIRVELEPLDKGQLSRILTEPHYSLLQQYEALLGTEKVKLVFTDDGVDEIASLAERMNAEMENIGARRLHTMIEQLLEEISFSAPERQGETLTLDRSMVQDKLGPLVKDSDVRRYLL; encoded by the coding sequence ATGCCTTTAAACGGAAACTCCCTGATCCCCTCGGCGATAGTCAAATACCTTGACCGCTACATAGTGGGCCAGGATAGGGCCAAAAGGGCGGTCGCCGTGGCTCTCAGAAACAGAATGAGACGGCGGCTGCTGGAGCCCGAACTCGCAAGGGAGATATCCCCTAAAAACATCCTCATGGTAGGGCCTACTGGGGTAGGTAAAACCGAGATCGCCCGTCGCTTAGCGGAGCTTGTAAACGCTCCCTTCGTCAAGGTGGAGGCCACTAAGTTCACCGAGGTAGGCTACGTGGGCCGGGATGTCGAATCGATGATTCGAGATCTGGTGGAGATGTCCATTCAGATGGTCCGAAAGAAGATGCTCGAAGACCTTCAAGAGCCCGCCATGGAGAAGGCCAGAGAGAGGGTTATAGACTTTTTGGTCCCCTCCAGAAAGACCCAAGGCGGCGGTATCCCGACCTTCATGAGCGTCATGAAAGGCCTGAGCGGTGACCAGCAGGATGCCGAGCCCGAGACTCCGGAAGAAGACCGAATGAGGGAGTCCACCAGGTCCAAGCTCATGGACCTCCTGGCCCAGGGCAAACTGGACGATCGGGAAGTGGAGATAGAGGTGCAGGAGAGCCATCAGCTCGGCATTCCTATGATGGGCGGAATGGGCATGGACGAAATGGGCATGAACATCGGCGAAATGCTGGGGGGGCTCATGCCTAAAAAGAAAAAACGGCGAACCATGAAGGTCAAAGACGCCCTCAGGGTCCTTCAGGGAGAGGAAGCGGAAAAACTCATAGACGGAGAGGCAGCCACCAGGCTTGGGCTCGAAAAAGCTCAGGAAGAGGGTATCGTCTTTATCGACGAGATAGACAAAATAGTCTCAAAAGGATCCTCCGGAGGGCACGACGTCAGCCGTGACGGAGTCCAGAGGGACCTTCTGCCGGTGGTAGAGGGATGCACTGTCCAGACCAAACACGGCCAGGTCTCCACGGACCACATACTCTTCATTGCTGCAGGGGCTTTTCACCAGACCAAGCCCTCGGACCTGGTCCCAGAGCTTCAGGGAAGGTTCCCTATAAGGGTAGAGCTCGAACCTTTGGACAAAGGGCAGCTCTCCAGGATACTCACCGAGCCACATTACAGCCTTCTGCAACAGTACGAGGCCCTGCTGGGAACGGAAAAGGTAAAACTGGTGTTCACCGACGACGGAGTGGACGAAATAGCCTCTCTGGCGGAGAGAATGAACGCCGAAATGGAAAACATAGGGGCCAGAAGGCTCCATACCATGATAGAGCAGCTTCTGGAGGAAATTAGCTTTTCCGCTCCAGAGAGACAGGGAGAGACCCTCACTCTGGATCGATCGATGGTCCAGGATAAACTCGGTCCTCTCGTAAAAGACAGCGACGTAAGAAGATACCTGCTTTAG
- a CDS encoding tyrosine recombinase XerC — MSIHICDAIDGFIHRIQSSGASIHTVTNYGVDLVQFSDYLEGQQKPFLEDLEINLIRSFIRTLSGYGFAPASVNRKLSAVKSLMKHLKKEGLIDRDPSSRVRGPSISERLPRAISVKEVFKVIDMAYDSDQGLRNGTLLELMYGSGLRVAEVVSLKWEDLELEERWLKVMGKGSKERAVPFCSMAQKALMGIKAQSPNDYFVFPGKRGGHLTVRTVHRIVVEAAARAGLSDVSPHSLRHSFATHLLEGGASLRVVQELLGHEHLTTTQVYLRITAQHLRSSYESAHPRAGG, encoded by the coding sequence ATGAGTATTCATATTTGTGATGCTATAGATGGATTTATTCATCGTATTCAAAGCTCTGGTGCTTCTATCCATACGGTCACAAATTACGGCGTGGACCTGGTACAGTTCTCCGATTACCTGGAGGGTCAGCAAAAGCCGTTTCTCGAGGATCTGGAGATAAACCTTATCAGGAGCTTTATAAGAACCCTCTCAGGATACGGATTTGCTCCGGCGTCGGTCAACAGAAAACTCTCCGCCGTAAAAAGCCTGATGAAGCACCTCAAAAAAGAGGGGTTAATAGACAGAGATCCCTCGAGCAGGGTCCGAGGGCCCTCTATCTCCGAGAGACTCCCTAGGGCTATATCGGTCAAAGAGGTATTTAAGGTCATAGACATGGCATACGACTCCGATCAAGGCCTTAGAAACGGCACGCTGTTGGAGCTCATGTACGGAAGCGGACTTAGGGTAGCGGAGGTGGTCTCCCTCAAGTGGGAGGACCTAGAGCTTGAGGAGCGATGGCTCAAGGTGATGGGAAAAGGGTCCAAAGAGAGGGCGGTCCCCTTCTGCTCTATGGCCCAAAAAGCCCTGATGGGCATAAAGGCCCAGTCCCCTAACGATTACTTTGTCTTTCCAGGCAAAAGAGGCGGCCACCTGACCGTCAGGACCGTCCACAGAATCGTGGTGGAGGCGGCTGCCAGAGCGGGTCTGAGCGACGTGTCGCCTCACTCTCTCAGACACAGCTTCGCCACCCATCTACTGGAGGGCGGAGCGTCTCTTCGAGTCGTTCAGGAGTTGCTTGGGCACGAGCACCTCACCACAACCCAGGTATATCTGCGGATAACCGCCCAGCACCTGAGGTCCAGCTATGAATCGGCCCATCCAAGGGCTGGAGGTTGA
- the trmFO gene encoding methylenetetrahydrofolate--tRNA-(uracil(54)-C(5))-methyltransferase (FADH(2)-oxidizing) TrmFO, with translation MEKTTVIGAGLAGSEAAWQLAQRGIPVKLMEMRPESRSPAHHTDFFAELVCSNSLGGDTETTPGGILKRELRKLGSLIMDCADGASVPAGKALAVDRDRFACTVTERIKDHPLIEVVAGEVKAIPDGPVIMATGPLTAEPLALELAKITGQSSLFFYDAAAPLILTDTIDMSIAYRKDRYSEEEGGDYINCPMTEEQYLAFYEALMSAERAPRHDFERKIPYFESCMPVEALAERGLHTLRFGPLKPVGLEHPVTDKRFFAVVQLRQDNSEGTVYNMVGFQTNLRWGEQERVFRLIPGLEKVEFVRKGVMHRNIYVNAPEVLDRSLKVKGRDNLRLAGQITGVEGYVESVAMGLVSSLGFAAELTGRPLPKWPRETALGSLLYRLGDDTVKKFQPTNVNLGIFPKLNVKIKEKPERCRAVSEIADKAMEAYLLEDDWIVRI, from the coding sequence ATGGAAAAGACGACGGTGATAGGAGCTGGCCTGGCGGGAAGCGAAGCGGCCTGGCAGCTGGCCCAGAGGGGGATACCGGTGAAATTGATGGAGATGAGGCCCGAGAGCAGGTCTCCCGCCCACCACACCGATTTTTTCGCCGAACTGGTGTGCAGTAATTCCCTAGGAGGGGACACCGAGACCACTCCGGGAGGCATCCTCAAAAGGGAGCTAAGAAAGCTAGGGAGCCTTATAATGGACTGTGCCGACGGGGCATCTGTGCCCGCAGGAAAGGCCCTAGCGGTAGACAGAGACCGATTCGCCTGCACCGTCACCGAGAGGATCAAAGATCATCCGCTCATAGAGGTGGTTGCCGGAGAAGTCAAGGCTATTCCCGACGGACCGGTGATAATGGCTACCGGCCCTCTGACCGCCGAACCCCTGGCCCTGGAGCTAGCTAAGATAACCGGTCAGAGCTCGCTGTTTTTCTACGATGCCGCCGCCCCGTTGATCCTCACCGACACCATCGACATGTCAATAGCCTATCGTAAGGATCGCTACTCGGAGGAAGAGGGCGGAGACTACATAAACTGCCCTATGACCGAAGAGCAGTATCTCGCCTTCTACGAGGCTCTCATGTCCGCCGAGAGGGCCCCTAGGCACGACTTCGAGAGAAAGATACCCTACTTTGAGAGCTGTATGCCTGTGGAAGCCCTGGCTGAAAGGGGCCTCCACACCCTCCGCTTTGGCCCTCTAAAGCCTGTAGGCCTGGAGCACCCTGTCACCGACAAAAGGTTCTTCGCCGTAGTCCAGCTCCGTCAGGACAACTCGGAAGGAACGGTGTACAACATGGTTGGCTTTCAGACCAACCTTCGATGGGGAGAGCAGGAGAGGGTCTTTCGGCTGATCCCTGGCCTTGAAAAGGTCGAGTTCGTCCGAAAAGGCGTTATGCATAGGAACATCTACGTCAACGCACCGGAGGTCTTGGATCGCTCTCTAAAGGTGAAAGGAAGGGATAACCTGAGGCTCGCGGGACAGATAACGGGAGTCGAGGGCTACGTCGAAAGCGTAGCTATGGGATTGGTGTCATCACTGGGCTTCGCCGCCGAACTAACAGGCAGACCTCTCCCGAAATGGCCTAGAGAAACCGCTCTAGGTTCGCTGCTCTACAGGCTAGGGGACGACACGGTAAAAAAATTTCAGCCTACCAACGTAAACCTAGGGATATTCCCCAAGCTGAACGTCAAAATCAAAGAAAAGCCCGAGCGATGCCGGGCGGTATCGGAAATAGCCGATAAAGCCATGGAGGCCTATCTCCTCGAGGATGACTGGATAGTTCGGATCTGA
- the topA gene encoding type I DNA topoisomerase: MAKAKKEPAKPRASTGGTLVVVESPTKAKTLTKILGPGYTVKASVGHIVDLPKSRLAIDVDDEFKPEYILVKGKAKIKKELQSLASKSDRVLLASDPDREGEAIAWHLAGLLGIDPGSPCRVLFHQITKDAVLQAMDDPIPVDMAKVDAQQARRVLDRLVGYTLSPLLWKKIRYGLSAGRVQSVALTILCDREKEIEAFLPQPYWTVEVKASSEDHRSYRLKVEKRDGKSLMVKGKPLKIDSEGMAQHISETLHREGIVVSSFMTREGRRKAPAPLKTSTLQQEAARRLGYSPRRTMRIAQSLFEGVNVPGKGLTGLITYMRTDSLRLAPEAISAIRSTVLSRWGENYLPEKPNLFTASGRSQDAHEAIRPTDPSLAPEGLREVLSPEQFRLYDMIWKRTVASQMAPARIDNTVLEALSGPYGLRQKGAVVRFDGWGKIWPIDSKDDLISPAIEGESLSVDDVLTERKETKPPARFSEASLIKTLEDEGVGRPSTYASIVETLYDRAYVEKDDDRHLVPTALGRIVDDFLLAHFSGDSVSPIVNSGFTSTMEGSLDLIEEQERDWVNVVSLFWEPFTRAIEEAEKAPKIPPPPPEPIGESCPECGKDLVKKRGRFGEFIACSGYPECRYTRAILKKVGVICPKCGQDQGGEVVQRKSKKGRTFYGCSRYPDCDYVSWNRPAAEKCPECGGDMEFKGRSKTPVCASCGHKGAE; the protein is encoded by the coding sequence ATGGCAAAAGCGAAAAAAGAACCGGCAAAGCCACGAGCCTCGACCGGAGGGACCTTGGTGGTCGTAGAGTCTCCTACCAAGGCCAAGACCCTTACTAAAATATTAGGACCTGGCTACACCGTAAAGGCCAGCGTCGGCCATATAGTTGACCTGCCCAAAAGCCGGTTGGCCATAGACGTGGACGATGAATTTAAGCCGGAGTATATACTGGTGAAGGGTAAAGCTAAGATAAAAAAGGAACTTCAGTCCCTGGCGTCCAAGAGCGACAGGGTTCTTCTGGCCTCCGACCCCGATAGGGAGGGGGAGGCCATCGCCTGGCATCTGGCGGGACTTCTGGGAATAGACCCCGGCAGCCCCTGTCGGGTGCTTTTTCACCAGATAACCAAAGACGCGGTTCTCCAGGCCATGGACGATCCTATACCTGTGGATATGGCTAAAGTCGATGCCCAGCAGGCCAGAAGGGTACTTGATCGGCTGGTGGGCTATACCTTAAGCCCCCTTCTGTGGAAGAAAATAAGGTATGGCCTCTCCGCCGGAAGGGTTCAGTCGGTGGCCTTGACCATACTGTGCGACAGGGAGAAAGAGATAGAGGCCTTCCTACCTCAGCCCTACTGGACAGTAGAGGTGAAAGCGAGCTCCGAGGATCACCGGTCCTACCGACTCAAGGTGGAGAAGCGGGACGGCAAATCCCTGATGGTAAAAGGAAAGCCTCTGAAAATAGACTCGGAGGGGATGGCTCAGCACATCTCCGAAACCCTTCACAGGGAGGGCATTGTCGTTTCCTCCTTTATGACCAGAGAGGGACGTAGAAAGGCTCCTGCTCCCCTTAAAACCAGCACCCTCCAGCAGGAGGCTGCCAGAAGGCTTGGATATTCTCCCAGGCGGACTATGAGAATCGCCCAGTCCCTTTTCGAGGGGGTAAATGTCCCAGGGAAAGGACTAACAGGGCTTATAACCTACATGAGGACCGACAGCCTGAGGCTGGCTCCTGAAGCCATCTCCGCCATAAGGTCAACGGTCCTCTCTCGATGGGGCGAAAACTATCTGCCCGAAAAGCCCAACCTGTTCACCGCCTCCGGCAGATCCCAAGATGCCCACGAGGCCATAAGGCCCACCGATCCCTCTCTCGCTCCGGAAGGGCTTAGGGAAGTCCTATCGCCGGAACAGTTCAGGCTCTACGACATGATCTGGAAGAGGACCGTAGCGTCCCAGATGGCTCCGGCAAGGATAGACAATACAGTGCTGGAGGCCCTCTCCGGCCCCTACGGCCTCAGACAGAAAGGGGCGGTAGTGCGGTTCGACGGATGGGGGAAAATATGGCCTATAGACTCTAAAGACGATCTGATATCCCCTGCGATAGAAGGCGAGTCTCTCTCCGTGGACGATGTGTTGACCGAGAGAAAAGAGACAAAGCCCCCTGCTAGGTTCTCCGAGGCCAGCCTTATAAAGACCTTGGAGGACGAAGGTGTGGGCCGTCCCTCTACTTACGCCTCTATAGTTGAGACCCTCTACGACAGGGCCTACGTGGAGAAAGACGACGATAGGCATTTGGTGCCCACCGCTCTGGGAAGGATCGTCGACGACTTTCTCCTGGCCCATTTCAGCGGAGACAGCGTCTCCCCTATAGTTAACTCTGGTTTTACCTCTACCATGGAGGGGTCGCTGGACCTGATAGAGGAGCAGGAGAGGGACTGGGTCAACGTAGTCTCCCTGTTCTGGGAGCCCTTCACCAGAGCCATAGAGGAAGCGGAAAAAGCCCCTAAAATTCCCCCTCCACCTCCTGAGCCTATCGGCGAAAGCTGTCCCGAGTGCGGCAAGGACCTGGTCAAAAAAAGAGGTCGCTTCGGCGAGTTTATAGCCTGCTCTGGCTATCCTGAGTGCCGATACACCAGGGCCATACTGAAAAAAGTGGGAGTCATATGCCCCAAATGCGGCCAAGACCAAGGCGGCGAAGTTGTTCAGAGAAAGAGCAAAAAGGGCAGGACCTTCTACGGCTGTTCCCGCTACCCTGACTGTGATTACGTGTCATGGAACAGGCCAGCGGCGGAAAAATGTCCCGAATGCGGTGGAGATATGGAGTTCAAGGGCCGGTCTAAAACCCCGGTCTGCGCCTCCTGTGGACATAAGGGGGCGGAATGA
- the ppsA gene encoding phosphoenolpyruvate synthase, producing MAYKYVRWFDEIGKDDVPVVGGKGANLGELTVKGIDVPPGFCVTAQAYTDFIKGADIGDRIRSIVETVDVESSVDLAQACEKVRRIIEETPIPVDMEAEMITAYGDLERKIGVKELRVAVRSSATAEDLPDASFAGQQDTYLHVIGADSVVAHVRRCWASLWTARATYYRSKQGYDHFQVALSAVVQKMVSSERSGVMFTANPITDSRSQIMIEASWGLGEAVVSGMVTPDEYVLDKRDLGLMDCNVAEKRTMVVEKSGEQGTVSVAVAEYLGPEFVTKQCLVIEEIKTLGLAGKRIEDLYGFPMDVEWAFDGDTSRLYILQARPVTTLKKEESKEERKVEDKKSLKVLVRGLAASPGIASGQVVVIKDMDEIDRVTQGQIMVTTMTNPDMVPAMKRAAAVVTDEGGRTCHAAIVSRELGIPCIVGSKDGSSRLSEGATVTVDATRGVVYDGAVSLSSDQDKHSPVAPGAAPGYNRDMVYDLAPVTGTKIYMNLGDSSVVDKYKNLPFDGIGLMRTEFIFNSLGVHPMYLVRNGEGHKLVEAMSDSITTVAQAVYPRPVVVRLSDFRTNEFRGLKGGEEVEPEENNPMIGWRGVSRYISKEYEEGFRLECQAIKKIRDEFGLINVWVMLPFVRTTWELEQVKEIMASEGLVRNKSFKLWIMAEVPAVVFAADEFAQMVDGFSIGSNDLTQLVMGVDRDSGILNTMGYFDERNISVTRAIETLVKSAHRHGITCSICGQGPSLYPDFAEFLVKCGIDSMSVNPDTVAYTRKLVAGVEQRLILNGIRSLYRDN from the coding sequence ATGGCATATAAATACGTTCGCTGGTTTGACGAAATAGGCAAAGACGATGTCCCTGTGGTTGGGGGCAAAGGAGCCAACCTGGGAGAGCTCACCGTAAAAGGCATAGACGTTCCCCCGGGATTCTGCGTAACCGCCCAGGCCTACACCGACTTCATAAAAGGCGCTGACATCGGTGATAGGATTCGCTCTATCGTCGAGACTGTCGACGTAGAGAGCTCGGTGGATCTGGCCCAGGCATGCGAAAAGGTCCGACGGATAATAGAGGAAACCCCTATTCCGGTGGACATGGAGGCGGAGATGATAACCGCCTACGGAGACTTGGAGAGGAAAATTGGGGTTAAAGAGCTAAGGGTAGCCGTTCGATCCTCCGCCACCGCCGAGGACCTGCCCGACGCCTCCTTCGCTGGCCAGCAGGACACTTACCTCCACGTCATAGGAGCCGACTCGGTCGTGGCCCACGTTCGACGTTGCTGGGCATCCCTTTGGACCGCCAGAGCCACTTACTATCGGAGCAAACAGGGCTACGATCACTTTCAGGTCGCCCTCAGTGCGGTGGTCCAGAAAATGGTCTCCAGCGAGAGATCGGGAGTCATGTTTACCGCAAATCCCATAACCGACAGCCGCTCCCAGATAATGATCGAGGCCAGCTGGGGTCTCGGTGAGGCGGTGGTCTCGGGCATGGTGACCCCTGACGAATACGTCCTGGACAAGAGGGACCTAGGCCTCATGGACTGCAACGTGGCGGAGAAGAGGACTATGGTCGTCGAAAAAAGCGGCGAACAGGGCACCGTATCGGTGGCGGTGGCGGAGTACCTGGGCCCTGAGTTCGTGACAAAACAGTGTCTAGTCATCGAGGAGATCAAAACCTTAGGTCTTGCGGGAAAGAGGATAGAGGATCTATACGGCTTCCCGATGGACGTGGAGTGGGCCTTCGACGGCGACACCTCCAGGCTCTACATACTCCAGGCTCGACCTGTGACAACCCTAAAAAAGGAAGAATCCAAGGAGGAGAGAAAAGTGGAGGACAAAAAATCCCTTAAAGTGCTGGTAAGAGGCCTGGCTGCCTCCCCTGGGATAGCCTCTGGCCAGGTGGTGGTCATCAAAGACATGGACGAAATAGACCGGGTAACCCAAGGACAGATAATGGTTACCACTATGACCAACCCAGACATGGTTCCCGCCATGAAACGGGCTGCCGCGGTGGTCACCGACGAAGGGGGCAGAACCTGTCACGCCGCTATCGTATCCAGAGAGCTTGGCATACCCTGCATAGTCGGCAGCAAAGATGGATCCAGCAGGCTCTCCGAGGGAGCCACTGTAACCGTCGATGCCACCAGAGGGGTGGTCTACGATGGCGCGGTCTCCCTGTCCTCCGACCAGGACAAACACTCTCCTGTGGCTCCTGGTGCGGCTCCCGGCTACAATAGGGACATGGTCTACGACCTGGCCCCGGTTACGGGAACCAAGATATACATGAACCTAGGAGACTCGTCGGTCGTGGACAAGTACAAAAACCTTCCTTTCGACGGAATCGGACTTATGAGGACCGAGTTTATCTTCAACAGCCTAGGGGTCCATCCTATGTACCTGGTCAGAAACGGCGAAGGCCATAAGCTGGTTGAGGCTATGTCCGACTCTATCACCACCGTGGCCCAGGCGGTCTATCCCAGGCCGGTGGTGGTTCGGCTCAGCGACTTCAGGACCAACGAGTTTAGAGGTCTTAAAGGGGGAGAAGAGGTAGAGCCCGAGGAGAACAACCCTATGATAGGCTGGAGAGGGGTCTCCCGCTACATCTCCAAAGAATACGAGGAAGGGTTCCGCCTCGAGTGCCAGGCCATAAAAAAGATCCGAGACGAATTCGGCCTCATAAACGTGTGGGTCATGCTTCCATTCGTCAGGACCACCTGGGAGCTCGAGCAGGTCAAGGAAATCATGGCCTCCGAGGGACTGGTCCGTAACAAATCCTTCAAGCTCTGGATTATGGCTGAGGTCCCGGCGGTGGTCTTCGCCGCCGACGAATTCGCTCAGATGGTCGACGGATTCAGCATAGGCAGCAACGATCTCACCCAGCTTGTCATGGGAGTGGACCGGGACTCGGGTATCCTCAATACCATGGGATACTTCGACGAGAGAAATATATCGGTGACCAGAGCCATAGAGACCTTGGTAAAGTCCGCCCACAGGCACGGTATAACCTGCTCCATCTGCGGTCAGGGCCCCTCCCTCTACCCCGACTTCGCCGAGTTCCTGGTGAAGTGTGGCATAGACAGCATGAGCGTCAACCCCGACACGGTGGCCTACACCAGAAAGCTGGTCGCCGGTGTCGAACAGCGTCTCATTCTTAACGGTATAAGAAGCCTTTACAGGGATAATTAA